One window from the genome of Clupea harengus chromosome 19, Ch_v2.0.2, whole genome shotgun sequence encodes:
- the LOC105892099 gene encoding tapasin isoform X1: MTQYWTIYKILAITLASAFIRASHNSCPVMECWFVQEKPGRGGFSAAVSQEKSLMYIRTDPDDSSFMQLHPPADIDLSRVYYVTDPAASFCRAPLHPPEGSVTKPQCEINPFVPHPSTVRWATSLTESGQSPIHLQADWFSVAAQGLDGKLVFSAIMRAPSGSKEPHVILSVSSRTASVHFRLGERVMLDCGFWVDPSSPLSGAGFSVEWRYQFRGEGRLVLAYDGKNDRLADTGEPDAALDFNALHETGNASLILEEAQVRHSGTYICSVYLPNLLAQVALDLEIVGEDSDLGFGQE; encoded by the exons ATGACACAGTATTGGACTATTTACAAGATCTTGGCCATCACATTGGCGTCAGCCTTCATACGCG CGTCTCATAATAGTTGTCCCGTGATGGAGTGTTGGTTTGTGCAGGAGAAGCCGGGAAGAGGTGGCTTCTCTGCAGCCGTCTCACAGGAGAAGTCTCTGATGTACATCAGAACGGACCCCGATGACAGTAGCTTCATGCAGCTTCACCCCCCTGCAGACATAGACCTGTCCAGGGTTTACTATGTCACCG atcCTGCTGCTTCCTTCTGCCGTGCCCCTCTCCATCCACCAGAGGGCTCTGTGACAAAGCCACAGTGTGAGATTAACCCTTTCGTGCCTCACCCGTCCACTGTTCGCTGGGCTACTTCGCTCACTGAATCTGGCCAAAGCCCCATTCACCTGCAAGCTGATTGGTTCTCAGTAGCTGCACAAGGATTGGATGGAAAGTTGGTATTCTCCGCTATCATGCGTGCCCCTTCAGGATCCAAAGAACCTCATG TCATCCTCAGTGTCAGCAGTAGAACTGCATCCGTCCACTTTCGTCTGGGTGAGCGGGTGATGCTGGACTGTGGCTTCTGGGTAGATCCCTCTTCTCCGCTCTCTGGGGCAGGCTTCTCTGTGGAGTGGCGCTACCAGTTCCGTGGAGAAGGCCGTCTGGTCCTGGCTTACGATGGAAAGAATGACCGCCTGGCTGACACCGGAGAGCCGGATGCAGCGTTGGACTTCAATGCCCTGCACGAGACAGGAAATGCATCACTGATTCTGGAGGAAGCTCAAGTGCGCCACTCAGGCACCTACATCTGCTCAGTTTACCTGCCAAACCTGCTGGCACAGGTGGCACTGGACCTGGAGATAGTAGGTGAGGACAGTGACCTGGGTTTTGGGCAGGAATAG
- the LOC105892099 gene encoding tapasin isoform X2 — protein MECWFVQEKPGRGGFSAAVSQEKSLMYIRTDPDDSSFMQLHPPADIDLSRVYYVTDPAASFCRAPLHPPEGSVTKPQCEINPFVPHPSTVRWATSLTESGQSPIHLQADWFSVAAQGLDGKLVFSAIMRAPSGSKEPHVILSVSSRTASVHFRLGERVMLDCGFWVDPSSPLSGAGFSVEWRYQFRGEGRLVLAYDGKNDRLADTGEPDAALDFNALHETGNASLILEEAQVRHSGTYICSVYLPNLLAQVALDLEIVGEDSDLGFGQE, from the exons ATGGAGTGTTGGTTTGTGCAGGAGAAGCCGGGAAGAGGTGGCTTCTCTGCAGCCGTCTCACAGGAGAAGTCTCTGATGTACATCAGAACGGACCCCGATGACAGTAGCTTCATGCAGCTTCACCCCCCTGCAGACATAGACCTGTCCAGGGTTTACTATGTCACCG atcCTGCTGCTTCCTTCTGCCGTGCCCCTCTCCATCCACCAGAGGGCTCTGTGACAAAGCCACAGTGTGAGATTAACCCTTTCGTGCCTCACCCGTCCACTGTTCGCTGGGCTACTTCGCTCACTGAATCTGGCCAAAGCCCCATTCACCTGCAAGCTGATTGGTTCTCAGTAGCTGCACAAGGATTGGATGGAAAGTTGGTATTCTCCGCTATCATGCGTGCCCCTTCAGGATCCAAAGAACCTCATG TCATCCTCAGTGTCAGCAGTAGAACTGCATCCGTCCACTTTCGTCTGGGTGAGCGGGTGATGCTGGACTGTGGCTTCTGGGTAGATCCCTCTTCTCCGCTCTCTGGGGCAGGCTTCTCTGTGGAGTGGCGCTACCAGTTCCGTGGAGAAGGCCGTCTGGTCCTGGCTTACGATGGAAAGAATGACCGCCTGGCTGACACCGGAGAGCCGGATGCAGCGTTGGACTTCAATGCCCTGCACGAGACAGGAAATGCATCACTGATTCTGGAGGAAGCTCAAGTGCGCCACTCAGGCACCTACATCTGCTCAGTTTACCTGCCAAACCTGCTGGCACAGGTGGCACTGGACCTGGAGATAGTAGGTGAGGACAGTGACCTGGGTTTTGGGCAGGAATAG
- the LOC105899776 gene encoding class I histocompatibility antigen, F10 alpha chain-like, with amino-acid sequence MSVASRSLKEQYRPVRRKIEYIITLSCLHLMKTNMTIGTLLVVLCCFHVASGVTHSLQYFYTSTSGIQNFPEFITVGLVDGQPISHYDSITKKEVPKAEWMAASVDSDYWKRETEISGATEATFKADIDIVKSRFNQTEGVHTWQWMYGCQWDDESGDVDGYNQFGYDGEDFVTLDLKNLRYIAANQQAVITKHKWDKDKGLLEMYKQYFTHTCIDWVKKYLQYGNSTLGRTVSPKVTLLQKDLRVVCHATGFYPDGVMITWNRDGVDMHEDVDMGETLPNEDGTFQKRAELKVSPEERKKGQFTCEVAHKSGEPIVKILIVEEGKNQHLKHHYGDGLLP; translated from the exons ATGTCAGTTGCTTCAAGGAGTTTGAAAGAACAGTACCGTCCAGTCAGGAGGAAAATAGAATACATTATCACTCTGAGTTGTTTACATCTGATGAAGACTAATATGACGATCGGAACGCTTCTGGTAGTCCTTTGCTGTTtccatgttgcttcaggag tgaCCCACTCTCTGCAGTATTTCTATACTAGCACGTCTGGCATCCAAAACTTCCCAGAGTTTATAACTGTTGGTCTTGTGGATGGACAACCGATTTCCCACTATGACAGCATCACAAAGAAAGAAGTCCCAAAAGCAGAGTGGATGGCTGCATCAGTAGACTCTGATTACTGGAAACGCGAAACCGAAATCTCTGGTGCTACTGAGGCAACATTTAAAGCCGACATAGATATTGTCAAATCCCGCTTCAACCAGACTGAAG GTGTGCACACGTGGCAGTGGATGTATGGCTGTCAGTGGGATGATGAGAGTGGAGATGTCGATGGATATAATCAGTTTGGTTATGATGGAGAAGACTTTGTCACACTGGATCTGAAGAACCTGAGATACATCGCAGCTAATCAACAGGCtgtcatcacaaaacacaagtgGGACAAAGACAAGGGTTTACTTGAGATGTACAAGCAGTACTTCACTCATACCTGCATTGACTGGGTGAAGAAGTATTTGCAGTATGGGAAcagcactctggggaggacag TCTCCCCTAAGGTCACCCTCCTCCAAAAGGACTTGAGAGTGGTGTGCCATGCCACTGGTTTCTATCCTGACGGAGTGATGATCACGTGGAATAGGGATGGAGTGGACATGCATGAGGACGTGGATATGGGGGAGACGCTGCCCAACGAGGATGGAACCTTCCAGAAGAGAGCCGAGCTTAAAGTGTCacctgaggagaggaagaagggacaGTTCACCTGTGAGGTGGCCCACAAGAGCGGAGAGCCCATTGTTAAGATCTTGATTGTGGAAGAGGGTAAGAATCAACACCTTAAACACCACTATGGAGATGGACTATTGCCTTGA
- the LOC105892060 gene encoding tubulin beta chain-like yields the protein MDSVRSGPFGQIFRPDNFVFGQSGAGNNWAKGHYTEGAELVDSVLDVVRKEAESCDCLQGFQLTHSLGGGTGSGMGTLLISKIREEYPDRIMNTFSVVPSPKVSDTVVEPYNATLSVHQLVENTDETFCIDNEALYDICFRTLKLSTPTYGDLNHLVSATMSGVTTCLRFPGQLNADLRKLAVNMVPFPRLHFFMPGFAPLTSRGSQQYRALTVPELTQQVFDAKNMMAACDPRHGRYLTVAAIFRGRMSMKEVDEQMLNVQNKNSSYFVEWIPNNVKTAVCDIPPRGLKMAVTFIGNSTAIQELFKRISEQFTAMFRRKAFLHWYTGEGMDEMEFTEAESNMNDLVSEYQQYQDATAEEEGEFEEDVEEDA from the exons ATGGATTCCGTCAGGTCCGGACCCTTTGGGCAGATCTTCAGACCCGACAACTTTGTGTTTG GTCAAAGTGGTGCCGGAAATAACTGGGCCAAAGGCCACTACACAGAGGGTGCTGAGCTGGTGGACTCCGTGCTGGACGTGGTGAGGAAGGAGGCCGAGAGCTGCGACTGCCTTCAGGGCTTCCAGCTCACACACTCCCTGGGAGGCGGCACCGGCTCTGGCATGGGCACCCTGCTCATCAGCAAGATCCGCGAGGAGTACCCCGACCGCATCATGAACACCTTCAGTGTGGTGCCTTCTCCTAAGGTGTCAGACACTGTGGTGGAGCCCTACAACGCTACCCTGTCCGTCCACCAGCTAGTGGAGAACACCGATGAGACCTTCTGCATCGACAACGAGGCGCTTTACGACATCTGCTTCCGCACACTCAAGCTGAGCACGCCCACGTACGGTGACCTCAACCACTTGGTCTCGGCCACCATGAGCGGAGTCACCACCTGCCTGCGCTTCCCTGGCCAGCTCAACGCCGACCTCCGCAAGCTGGCCGTCAACATGGTGCCATTCCCCCGTCTGCACTTCTTCATGCCAGGCTTCGCCCCGctcaccagcagagggagccagCAGTACCGCGCCCTCACCGTGCCTGAGCTGACCCAGCAGGTGTTCGACGCCAAGAACATGATGGCCGCCTGCGACCCACGCCACGGACGCTACCTCACTGTGGCCGCAATCTTCCGCGGGCGCATGTCCATGAAGGAGGTGGACGAGCAGATGCTCAATGTCCAGAACAAGAACAGCAGCTACTTTGTGGAATGGATCCCCAACAATGTGAAGACCGCCGTGTGCGATATCCCACCTCGAGGCCTCAAGATGGCCGTCACCTTCATCGGCAACAGCACCGCCATCCAGGAGCTCTTCAAACGCATCTCCGAGCAGTTCACCGCCATGTTCCGCCGCAAGGCTTTCCTGCATTGGTACACGGGCGAGGGCATGGACGAGATGGAGTTCACCGAGGCGGAGAGCAACATGAACGACCTGGTGTCCGAGTACCAGCAGTACCAGGACGCCACTGCAGAGGAGGAGGGCGAGTTTGAGGAGGATGTGGAGGAGGATGCCTAG